One window from the genome of Rhodobacteraceae bacterium S2214 encodes:
- the mraY gene encoding phospho-N-acetylmuramoyl-pentapeptide-transferase: MLYWLTALSDGGDFFNLFRYITFRAGGAFLTALTFGFIFGLPLINVLRKRQGKGQPIREDGPEGHFVKAGTPTMGGLLIVGALTTSTLLWARLDNPYVWMVLFVTLSYAAIGFADDYAKVSKQNTAGVSGRVRLGLGFLIAAIAGLWAAYFHPAELSNQLAVPIFKDLLFNMSFLFVPFAVIVIVGAANAVNLTDGLDGLAIMPVMIAAGTFGIIAYFVGRVDFSESLGLHYVPDSGEILIFCAGLIGGGLGFLWYNAPPAAVFMGDTGSLALGGALGAIAVATKHEIVLAIVGGLFVVEALSVIIQVLYFKATGKRVFLMAPIHHHYEKKGWAESTIVIRFWIISLILAMIGLATLKVR, encoded by the coding sequence ATGTTATATTGGCTAACGGCCCTATCTGATGGCGGTGATTTTTTCAACCTTTTCAGATACATCACCTTCCGTGCGGGCGGTGCGTTCCTGACTGCGCTGACATTCGGTTTCATCTTTGGCCTGCCATTGATCAACGTCCTGCGTAAGCGTCAGGGCAAGGGCCAGCCGATCCGCGAAGATGGTCCTGAGGGGCATTTTGTCAAAGCTGGGACGCCAACGATGGGCGGTTTGCTGATTGTGGGCGCGTTAACCACGTCTACGCTGCTTTGGGCGCGGTTGGATAACCCCTATGTCTGGATGGTTTTGTTTGTGACGCTGTCATACGCGGCGATTGGTTTTGCCGACGATTATGCAAAAGTATCCAAGCAAAACACGGCTGGTGTGTCGGGGCGTGTGCGTCTTGGTCTTGGCTTCCTGATTGCCGCAATTGCGGGCCTGTGGGCGGCGTATTTCCATCCGGCTGAACTGTCGAACCAGCTTGCCGTGCCGATCTTCAAAGATCTTTTGTTCAACATGTCGTTCCTGTTTGTCCCGTTCGCAGTCATCGTGATTGTGGGCGCTGCGAACGCGGTCAACCTGACGGACGGGTTGGACGGTTTGGCGATTATGCCGGTTATGATCGCGGCGGGAACCTTTGGAATCATTGCGTATTTTGTGGGTCGGGTCGATTTCTCGGAAAGCCTTGGTCTGCATTATGTGCCTGATTCAGGTGAAATTCTGATCTTCTGCGCTGGCCTAATTGGCGGCGGTTTGGGCTTTCTCTGGTACAACGCGCCACCCGCTGCGGTGTTCATGGGCGACACAGGATCGCTGGCACTTGGCGGCGCTTTGGGGGCGATTGCTGTGGCCACAAAACACGAGATCGTTTTGGCAATTGTCGGCGGCCTGTTTGTGGTCGAGGCGCTGTCTGTGATCATCCAAGTGCTGTACTTCAAAGCGACTGGGAAACGCGTTTTCCTGATGGCCCCGATCCATCACCATTACGAGAAAAAGGGCTGGGCGGAATCGACGATTGTGATCCGATTCTGGATCATTTCGTTAATCCTCGCGATGATCGGTTTGGCGACGCTGAAAGTCCGCTAA
- the murD gene encoding UDP-N-acetylmuramoyl-L-alanine--D-glutamate ligase, whose amino-acid sequence MIPVQGYRGQKVAVLGLGRSGKAAALALREGGAVPVVWDDGQPAREAAADEGFDILNLTKAGAFDGIAALIVSPGIAHLYPKPHPVIAAAWDAGVPVDNDIGLFFRSFATSDWASFDTAPRVIAITGSNGKSTTSALVHHILTENGRAAQLAGNIGRGVLDIDPPLDGDIVVLELSSYQTDLARALTPDIAILTNLSPDHLDRHAGPGGYFAAKRRLFAEGGPDRAVIGVDEDEGRYLANQLVDSLADDRVIRVSSGRKLDQGGWAVFAKKGFLSEYRKGRQVGSIDLRGIAGLPGAHNHQNACAAYAACRSLGLGPKGIEAAMRTYPGLPHRSQVIATSGGVTYVNDSKATNVDSAAKALAAFPKVRWICGGLQKEGGLEALHSALAHVVKAYVIGREADAFARDLPGVDAAICTTMEAAVAAAVADAQDGEVVLLAPAAASFDQYDNFEQRGDDFAAQVQAALG is encoded by the coding sequence ATGATTCCAGTGCAGGGGTATCGCGGTCAGAAGGTCGCTGTTTTGGGCCTTGGCCGGTCTGGCAAAGCAGCCGCATTGGCATTGCGCGAAGGCGGGGCGGTTCCAGTTGTATGGGACGACGGGCAACCTGCACGAGAAGCTGCTGCCGACGAAGGCTTCGACATCTTGAATCTGACCAAAGCGGGGGCGTTCGACGGTATTGCGGCACTGATCGTTAGCCCCGGCATTGCCCACCTGTACCCCAAACCACATCCGGTGATTGCTGCTGCATGGGACGCGGGTGTACCCGTGGACAATGACATCGGCCTGTTCTTCCGGTCCTTCGCGACGTCCGATTGGGCAAGTTTCGACACTGCCCCGCGCGTCATTGCGATTACGGGATCAAACGGGAAATCCACGACCTCTGCCTTGGTGCATCATATCCTGACCGAAAACGGGCGTGCTGCTCAATTGGCCGGTAATATTGGCCGTGGGGTGCTGGACATTGATCCACCGTTGGACGGGGACATCGTGGTGCTGGAACTGTCGTCTTATCAGACTGATCTGGCTCGTGCGCTGACGCCTGACATTGCAATCCTGACGAACCTCAGCCCCGATCATCTGGATCGTCACGCGGGCCCCGGTGGCTATTTTGCCGCCAAACGACGCCTGTTTGCCGAAGGTGGTCCGGACCGCGCCGTGATTGGCGTGGATGAAGACGAAGGACGCTATCTGGCCAATCAGTTGGTCGATAGCCTTGCTGATGATCGGGTGATCAGGGTGTCGTCTGGCCGTAAGCTTGATCAGGGTGGCTGGGCCGTCTTTGCGAAGAAGGGGTTCCTGTCAGAATACCGCAAGGGCCGTCAGGTGGGGTCGATTGATCTGCGCGGGATTGCGGGATTGCCCGGTGCGCATAATCATCAGAACGCCTGTGCAGCTTATGCGGCGTGCAGGTCGTTGGGGCTTGGGCCAAAGGGGATCGAGGCCGCGATGCGGACGTATCCGGGGTTGCCGCACCGATCACAGGTGATCGCGACGTCCGGCGGGGTGACGTATGTGAACGACAGTAAAGCCACGAATGTGGATAGCGCGGCCAAAGCATTGGCGGCGTTTCCGAAGGTGCGCTGGATTTGCGGTGGGTTACAGAAAGAAGGTGGGCTTGAGGCGTTACACAGCGCTTTAGCTCACGTCGTGAAGGCTTATGTCATTGGTCGCGAAGCGGACGCGTTTGCCCGTGATTTGCCTGGTGTCGATGCGGCGATTTGCACAACAATGGAAGCGGCCGTCGCTGCGGCTGTGGCAGATGCGCAGGACGGTGAAGTGGTCCTGTTGGCCCCTGCTGCTGCGTCGTTTGATCAATACGATAACTTTGAACAACGTGGTGATGATTTTGCGGCACAAGTCCAAGCTGCGTTGGGCTAA
- a CDS encoding NAD(P)/FAD-dependent oxidoreductase has protein sequence MHIQTLILGAGAAGMMAAAHAGPGVVIIDHAKAPGEKIRISGGGRCNFTNMGTTHAQFLSQNPHFAKSALKRYTQWDFINLVSDYGIAWHEKTLGQLFCDETAKDIVAMLRSEMDRAGAQLWLNTAISNIAHDGTHFTATLTRDGRDTQITATNLVVATGGKSIPKMGATGLAYQIADRFGLDVITPRPGLVPLTFSDDKFKPLAGVATPARVTANGTSFDEALLFTHRGLSGPAILQASSYWHEGDPITVNVIPAADLFDKLRGARETSGKKALTSILSMHLPARLIDFLKDDMNLTGNIADQSDARLQAICDALSAWPLLPSGSEGYRTAEVTLGGVNTDGLSSKTMEAKSVPGLYVIGEAVDVTGWLGGYNFQWAWSSGWAAGQAIRNTRT, from the coding sequence ATGCATATCCAAACTCTCATCCTTGGCGCAGGTGCCGCAGGCATGATGGCCGCCGCTCACGCGGGTCCGGGCGTCGTGATCATCGACCATGCCAAAGCGCCGGGCGAAAAGATCCGCATTTCCGGCGGTGGACGCTGCAATTTCACGAATATGGGCACGACACACGCGCAATTCCTCAGCCAGAACCCCCATTTCGCCAAATCCGCGCTCAAGCGCTACACGCAGTGGGATTTCATCAATCTGGTGTCCGATTACGGCATCGCATGGCATGAAAAAACGCTCGGCCAATTGTTCTGCGACGAGACCGCAAAAGACATCGTCGCGATGCTGCGATCGGAAATGGACAGAGCCGGCGCGCAGCTGTGGCTGAATACGGCGATCAGCAACATCGCCCACGATGGCACGCACTTTACAGCAACCTTGACACGCGACGGGCGCGATACGCAGATCACTGCGACCAATCTGGTCGTCGCCACAGGCGGCAAGTCGATCCCTAAAATGGGTGCGACCGGCCTCGCCTATCAGATCGCTGATCGCTTCGGGCTTGATGTGATCACCCCGCGCCCCGGCCTTGTGCCGCTGACCTTCAGCGACGACAAATTCAAACCGCTCGCCGGCGTCGCCACCCCTGCCCGCGTGACGGCAAACGGCACCAGCTTCGACGAAGCGCTGCTCTTTACCCACCGCGGCCTATCCGGCCCCGCGATCCTGCAAGCGTCCAGCTATTGGCACGAAGGTGATCCAATCACCGTCAACGTCATCCCCGCCGCCGATCTCTTCGACAAGCTGCGCGGGGCACGGGAAACGTCTGGCAAGAAAGCGTTGACAAGCATCCTGTCGATGCACCTCCCCGCCCGCCTGATTGATTTCCTCAAGGACGACATGAATCTGACCGGCAACATCGCGGATCAAAGCGACGCACGACTACAAGCCATCTGCGACGCACTATCGGCTTGGCCACTCCTGCCATCGGGTTCCGAAGGCTACCGCACAGCCGAAGTCACACTCGGCGGCGTCAACACGGACGGCCTATCGTCCAAAACAATGGAAGCCAAATCCGTCCCCGGCCTGTATGTCATCGGCGAAGCGGTCGACGTCACAGGCTGGCTCGGCGGCTACAACTTCCAATGGGCATGGTCATCGGGTTGGGCAGCGGGGCAAGCGATCAGAAACACGCGGACATGA
- the ftsW gene encoding putative lipid II flippase FtsW, with the protein MTEMVYGTVPVRTGDPILPRWWRTIDRWTMSCILILFGIGLMLGLASSPPLAAKNGLEPFHYVTRQAVFGGVAMMVMVSVSMMPPQLVRRWAVIGFACAFVALALLPVLGTDFGKGAVRWYSLGFASVQPSEFLKPGFVVVAAWMLAAGQAVGGPPGKSYSFALTVVICTFLALQPDFGQACLVLFSWGVMYFVGGAPMMLLLVLAGVVVLVGTFAYANSEHFARRIDGFLSPDVDPTTQLGYATNAIREGGFFGVGVGEGQVKWSLPDAHTDFIIAVAAEEYGLVCVIAIIALYATIVVRSLTRLMKERDPFIRLAGTGLACAFGVQAMINMGVAVRLLPAKGMTLPFVSYGGSSLIAGGIAVGMLLAFTRSRPQGELADVLGRRLG; encoded by the coding sequence ATGACGGAAATGGTCTATGGCACGGTCCCGGTACGTACCGGTGACCCTATTCTTCCACGTTGGTGGCGTACGATTGATCGATGGACGATGTCCTGCATTCTGATCCTGTTCGGGATTGGTCTCATGCTGGGTCTTGCGTCTTCGCCGCCATTGGCTGCGAAAAACGGGCTGGAGCCGTTTCATTACGTGACGCGTCAGGCTGTTTTCGGCGGTGTTGCGATGATGGTGATGGTCAGCGTGTCGATGATGCCGCCGCAGCTTGTGCGTCGTTGGGCCGTTATTGGATTTGCCTGCGCGTTTGTGGCGCTGGCTTTGCTGCCTGTACTGGGCACAGATTTTGGCAAAGGCGCTGTACGTTGGTATTCGCTGGGGTTTGCGTCGGTTCAACCGTCCGAATTTTTGAAGCCGGGGTTTGTTGTTGTCGCCGCGTGGATGTTGGCCGCTGGACAGGCTGTTGGTGGCCCGCCGGGTAAGTCGTATTCCTTTGCGCTGACCGTTGTCATTTGTACGTTCTTGGCGTTGCAGCCGGATTTCGGCCAAGCCTGTCTGGTCTTGTTTTCATGGGGTGTGATGTATTTCGTGGGCGGTGCCCCGATGATGCTGTTGCTGGTTTTGGCCGGTGTTGTCGTGCTTGTGGGCACGTTTGCTTACGCCAATTCAGAACACTTTGCCCGTCGGATCGACGGGTTTTTGTCGCCTGATGTCGACCCGACAACACAGCTTGGCTACGCGACGAATGCCATCCGCGAAGGTGGTTTTTTCGGCGTGGGTGTTGGTGAAGGTCAAGTGAAATGGTCACTGCCGGACGCGCATACCGACTTTATTATCGCCGTTGCCGCCGAGGAATATGGCCTTGTCTGCGTCATCGCGATCATTGCGCTTTATGCCACGATTGTGGTTCGGTCGCTGACCCGTCTGATGAAAGAACGTGATCCGTTTATTCGTTTGGCTGGCACGGGCCTTGCTTGTGCGTTTGGCGTGCAAGCGATGATCAACATGGGCGTGGCCGTCCGGTTGTTGCCAGCCAAGGGCATGACGTTGCCGTTTGTATCATATGGTGGGTCATCGCTGATCGCTGGCGGGATTGCAGTGGGCATGTTGCTAGCGTTTACGCGGTCGCGTCCGCAGGGCGAACTGGCGGATGTGCTTGGACGGAGGCTTGGATAA
- a CDS encoding UDP-N-acetylglucosamine--N-acetylmuramyl-(pentapeptide) pyrophosphoryl-undecaprenol N-acetylglucosamine transferase, with protein sequence MPAPLLIIAAGGTGGHMFPAQALAEAMLAKGWRVRLSTDARGARYTGGFPDAVEVSVVGSATFARGGIAAKLAVPFRILGGAFSAIGRMIKDRPVVVVGFGGYPAIPAMTAAWVLRIPRMIHEQNGVLGRVNQLFAKRVDQIACGTWPTELPDGVEGIHTGNPVRSAILDRAGAPYIPPGDYPMSIVVMGGSQGARILSDVVPPAIANLPMEMRRNIRVSQQAREEDLERVTDFYAAEGIKADVQTFFTDVPERLADAQLVIARSGASTVADVSIVGRPAIWVPLAVAIRNEQEANARELVNAGAAVMMKEDVFEVDALSAEIAKILGDTDAALQMSRAALACAVPDATNRLETLVETLANGPQA encoded by the coding sequence ATGCCTGCACCTTTATTGATTATCGCGGCGGGTGGCACGGGCGGACATATGTTTCCTGCCCAAGCGTTGGCTGAGGCGATGCTGGCAAAGGGTTGGCGGGTGCGCCTGTCGACTGACGCACGCGGTGCTCGTTATACGGGCGGATTTCCGGACGCGGTTGAAGTATCGGTCGTAGGGTCTGCGACCTTTGCCCGTGGTGGGATCGCCGCGAAACTGGCAGTGCCGTTTCGTATATTAGGCGGTGCGTTTTCAGCGATTGGTCGGATGATCAAGGATCGCCCTGTCGTGGTTGTGGGCTTTGGCGGGTATCCTGCGATCCCCGCGATGACCGCTGCGTGGGTGCTGCGCATTCCGCGGATGATCCATGAACAAAACGGTGTTCTGGGTCGTGTGAACCAGTTGTTTGCGAAACGTGTTGATCAGATTGCTTGCGGGACGTGGCCGACTGAATTGCCTGACGGTGTTGAGGGTATTCATACGGGCAACCCTGTGCGGTCCGCGATTTTGGATCGTGCGGGTGCACCTTATATTCCCCCCGGTGATTACCCGATGTCGATTGTGGTGATGGGCGGATCGCAAGGTGCGCGTATCCTGTCGGACGTTGTGCCGCCTGCGATTGCGAACTTACCGATGGAAATGCGCCGCAATATCCGCGTGTCCCAGCAGGCCCGCGAAGAAGACCTGGAACGGGTGACGGATTTCTATGCGGCCGAAGGTATCAAAGCCGATGTGCAGACGTTTTTTACGGATGTGCCGGAACGGTTAGCTGATGCGCAGTTGGTGATTGCACGCTCTGGTGCCTCTACAGTGGCGGACGTCAGCATCGTTGGCCGCCCTGCGATCTGGGTGCCGTTGGCTGTCGCGATCCGCAATGAACAAGAAGCGAATGCGCGCGAGCTCGTTAATGCGGGCGCCGCTGTGATGATGAAAGAGGACGTGTTCGAAGTCGACGCACTGTCCGCAGAGATTGCCAAGATCTTGGGCGACACGGACGCGGCATTGCAGATGTCGCGCGCCGCATTGGCCTGCGCTGTACCTGACGCGACAAACCGCCTTGAAACTTTGGTTGAAACGCTGGCAAACGGCCCGCAAGCTTAA
- the murC gene encoding UDP-N-acetylmuramate--L-alanine ligase: MKSATKLPLDIGPIHFVGIGGIGMSGIAEVLIEHGYTVQGSDLKATKITDRLAKLGATIFVGQKAENLEGAEVIVISSAIKPGNPELDTARAKGLPVVRRAEMLAELMRLKSNIAVAGTHGKTTTTTMVAALLDEGGIDPTVINGGIIHAYDSNARMGQGEWMVVEADESDGTFNRLPATIAIVTNIDPEHMEHWGTIENLRQGFIDFTSNIPFYGLAVCCTDHPEVQSLVGKIRDRRVTTFGFNAQADVRAMNLTFKAGVAHFDIALQAEDIVIEGCELPMPGDHNVSNALSAVAVARHLGMTADAIKAALKGFGGVNRRFTKVGEVDGVTIIDDYGHHPVEIAAVLKAARQATEGRVIAVHQPHRYTRLHHHFAEFCACFNDADVVGIADIFAAGEEPIEGAGRDDLVHGLIAHGHRHARAVESEDDLMRLVKEQARPGDMVVCLGAGTISAWANGLPARLKG, encoded by the coding sequence ATGAAATCCGCCACAAAACTGCCTCTTGATATTGGTCCGATCCACTTTGTGGGGATTGGTGGCATTGGGATGTCGGGCATCGCCGAAGTGTTGATTGAACACGGGTACACCGTGCAGGGGTCTGACCTGAAGGCTACGAAGATCACGGATCGTCTGGCTAAATTGGGGGCCACGATTTTTGTGGGTCAGAAGGCCGAGAACCTTGAAGGCGCAGAGGTCATTGTGATTTCAAGCGCGATTAAGCCGGGGAACCCTGAGCTGGATACCGCCCGTGCGAAGGGTCTGCCTGTTGTGCGCCGTGCGGAAATGCTGGCTGAACTGATGCGGCTGAAATCGAACATTGCCGTGGCGGGGACGCACGGGAAGACGACGACGACGACGATGGTCGCGGCTTTGCTGGATGAGGGCGGGATTGATCCGACTGTCATCAACGGCGGCATTATCCACGCCTACGATTCCAACGCGCGGATGGGCCAAGGCGAATGGATGGTGGTTGAGGCGGATGAAAGCGACGGGACGTTCAACCGTCTGCCCGCGACGATTGCGATCGTGACCAACATCGATCCGGAACACATGGAACATTGGGGTACGATTGAGAACCTGCGCCAGGGTTTCATCGATTTCACGTCCAACATTCCGTTTTACGGGCTGGCTGTGTGCTGCACGGATCACCCTGAGGTGCAATCGCTCGTGGGCAAAATCCGCGACCGCCGTGTGACGACATTTGGGTTTAACGCGCAGGCCGACGTGCGGGCGATGAACCTGACATTTAAGGCGGGTGTCGCGCATTTTGATATTGCGTTGCAGGCCGAGGATATTGTGATCGAAGGCTGCGAATTGCCGATGCCGGGAGACCATAACGTGTCGAACGCGTTGTCCGCTGTCGCGGTGGCGCGGCATTTGGGCATGACGGCGGACGCGATCAAGGCGGCGCTGAAGGGCTTTGGCGGGGTGAATCGCCGCTTTACTAAAGTGGGCGAAGTGGACGGTGTGACGATCATCGACGACTACGGCCACCATCCGGTTGAGATTGCAGCTGTGCTGAAAGCGGCCCGCCAAGCGACCGAAGGCCGCGTGATCGCTGTGCACCAACCGCACCGCTACACGCGTCTGCACCACCACTTTGCGGAGTTCTGCGCCTGCTTCAATGACGCCGATGTGGTTGGGATCGCTGACATTTTTGCGGCTGGCGAAGAACCGATTGAAGGGGCGGGCCGCGACGATCTGGTCCACGGTCTGATCGCCCACGGCCACCGCCACGCGCGGGCTGTGGAAAGCGAAGATGATCTGATGCGGCTGGTGAAGGAACAAGCGCGTCCAGGGGATATGGTTGTGTGTCTGGGTGCCGGTACGATTTCTGCTTGGGCGAACGGGCTGCCTGCGCGGTTGAAGGGGTGA
- a CDS encoding DUF2484 family protein, producing MTLSAIIACLWVIASAVVAFLPMKNQYFPGIMLLIAAPLIIVWLGYDYGWWLALIGLFGFVSMFRNPLIYIYRRLRGENPEVPK from the coding sequence ATGACCCTTTCTGCCATCATCGCCTGTCTTTGGGTCATTGCTTCGGCTGTTGTCGCCTTTTTGCCGATGAAAAATCAGTATTTTCCGGGTATCATGTTACTTATCGCTGCCCCATTGATCATTGTCTGGCTGGGGTATGATTATGGCTGGTGGCTTGCTCTGATTGGTTTGTTCGGGTTTGTTTCGATGTTTCGAAACCCGCTTATTTACATCTATCGTCGCCTGCGCGGCGAAAATCCGGAGGTTCCGAAATGA
- a CDS encoding DUF2484 family protein produces the protein MTLSVVCALLWLVVANVLGMMPSKDNHWRRAYLLIALGVPLLGWVTIENGPWLALVFLAAGMSVLRWPVLYLGRWVRTQFAKD, from the coding sequence ATGACGTTATCTGTTGTCTGTGCCTTGCTCTGGTTGGTTGTTGCGAATGTGTTGGGGATGATGCCGTCCAAGGATAATCATTGGCGTCGCGCCTATCTGTTGATTGCCCTTGGTGTCCCGCTTTTGGGGTGGGTCACGATTGAAAATGGCCCGTGGTTGGCGCTTGTGTTTTTGGCTGCTGGCATGTCTGTATTGCGGTGGCCCGTGCTGTATCTGGGTCGCTGGGTCCGGACCCAGTTTGCGAAAGATTAA
- a CDS encoding UDP-N-acetylmuramate--alanine ligase, producing the protein MANVLVLLLMSAAGLIPFFAAAAWMKAGKVGYTMTLFAILAACLAISVQASTRLMGVDPIKAIGAALLVFLPATIGCAVGALLGWMIERRRVKKFQGK; encoded by the coding sequence ATGGCCAACGTCCTTGTTCTTCTTTTGATGTCAGCTGCAGGGCTGATCCCGTTTTTTGCGGCCGCTGCGTGGATGAAGGCGGGCAAGGTCGGTTACACGATGACGTTGTTTGCCATTCTCGCGGCCTGTCTTGCGATTTCGGTGCAGGCTTCCACAAGATTGATGGGCGTTGATCCGATCAAAGCCATTGGTGCTGCGTTGTTGGTGTTTTTGCCCGCCACGATTGGCTGTGCGGTTGGCGCTCTGCTTGGATGGATGATAGAGCGGCGGCGCGTGAAGAAGTTTCAAGGAAAATAA
- the murB gene encoding UDP-N-acetylmuramate dehydrogenase — MFDLPEVRGTLTMDRALDSLTWMRVGGPADVLFQPADVDDLAGFLAALDPRVPVFTMGVGSNLIVRDGGIRGVVIRMGRGFNGIEIGDQVVAGAAALDAHVARKAAAEGLDLTFLRTIPGTIGGAVRMNAGCYGTYMADVLDHVDVIYRDGSRGVLQAAELDLQYRQSTLPEGAVIVSATMTPPKGDVATLEQRMTDQLAKRDETQPTKDRTAGSTFRNPAGFSSTGQADDSHELKAWKVIDDAGMRGATVGGAVMNTMHSNFLTNAGGATAGDLEELGEEVRKRVYADSGITLQWEIKRVGEKASSGA, encoded by the coding sequence ATGTTTGATCTGCCTGAGGTGCGCGGGACCCTGACCATGGATCGTGCGTTGGATAGTCTGACGTGGATGCGTGTCGGCGGGCCTGCTGACGTGCTGTTCCAGCCTGCGGATGTGGATGATCTGGCGGGTTTTCTTGCTGCATTGGACCCGCGCGTGCCTGTGTTTACGATGGGCGTCGGGTCGAACCTGATTGTCCGCGATGGTGGTATTCGTGGCGTCGTGATCCGCATGGGGCGCGGGTTTAACGGGATCGAGATTGGTGATCAGGTTGTTGCGGGTGCCGCTGCATTGGATGCGCATGTGGCGCGCAAAGCTGCCGCTGAGGGCCTTGATCTGACGTTCCTGCGCACGATCCCGGGGACGATTGGCGGTGCTGTGCGGATGAACGCTGGGTGTTACGGCACTTATATGGCTGACGTGCTGGACCATGTGGATGTGATTTATCGCGATGGATCGCGTGGCGTTTTGCAGGCGGCCGAACTGGATTTGCAGTACCGGCAAAGCACGCTGCCCGAGGGCGCCGTGATTGTCAGCGCGACGATGACCCCGCCGAAGGGGGATGTGGCGACGTTGGAACAGCGGATGACGGATCAGCTGGCAAAACGGGATGAGACCCAACCGACAAAGGATCGCACCGCCGGGTCCACATTCCGCAATCCGGCCGGGTTTTCATCCACGGGGCAGGCGGATGACAGCCACGAATTGAAGGCGTGGAAGGTGATTGACGACGCAGGAATGCGGGGCGCAACCGTTGGCGGGGCCGTGATGAACACGATGCATTCCAACTTTTTGACCAATGCAGGCGGTGCCACGGCGGGTGACCTTGAAGAATTGGGCGAAGAGGTGCGGAAAAGGGTTTACGCAGACTCTGGCATCACGTTACAATGGGAAATCAAACGGGTCGGCGAAAAGGCATCGTCAGGCGCGTAG
- a CDS encoding D-alanine--D-alanine ligase translates to MSSRANPKVVVLMGGPSAERDVSLSTGRECAAALRVSGCDVIEVDAGENPSAALAVQLQDIAPDAVFNALHGRWGEDGCIQGMLEWLRIPYTHSGVFASALTMDKQRTKEVYAANDLPFMKSVIASREDVEAAHVMEPPYVVKPFNEGSSVGIYIVGENPNGPPQLARDMPDQVMVETYAPGRELTTAVMGDRALTVTDIITDGWYDYHAKYADGGSRHVIPAEIPQEIFDACMDYALRAHQVLGCRGLSRTDFRWDESRGLDGLILLETNTQPGMTPTSLAPEQADKMGISFPDLCRWLVEDASCDR, encoded by the coding sequence ATGTCGAGCAGGGCAAACCCGAAAGTTGTTGTTTTGATGGGCGGACCATCGGCGGAGCGTGACGTGTCGCTCTCAACCGGTCGTGAATGTGCAGCAGCTTTGCGGGTATCAGGATGTGACGTGATCGAAGTGGACGCGGGCGAAAACCCGAGTGCAGCTTTGGCTGTTCAGCTGCAAGATATTGCACCCGACGCTGTCTTTAACGCATTGCATGGCCGTTGGGGCGAAGATGGCTGTATTCAGGGGATGCTGGAATGGCTCCGCATTCCTTACACGCATTCTGGTGTTTTTGCGTCCGCGTTGACGATGGACAAGCAGCGCACCAAAGAAGTCTACGCCGCCAACGATCTGCCTTTTATGAAGTCCGTGATCGCGAGCCGCGAAGACGTTGAAGCTGCCCACGTGATGGAACCACCTTATGTGGTGAAGCCGTTCAACGAAGGGTCGTCGGTCGGTATTTATATTGTCGGCGAAAACCCGAATGGTCCCCCGCAGCTTGCCCGCGATATGCCGGATCAGGTGATGGTGGAAACATATGCGCCGGGTCGCGAATTGACGACTGCCGTGATGGGTGATCGCGCCTTGACCGTGACAGACATTATTACGGACGGTTGGTACGACTATCACGCCAAATATGCAGACGGCGGGTCGCGACATGTGATCCCCGCAGAGATCCCGCAAGAGATTTTCGATGCCTGTATGGACTACGCTCTGCGTGCCCATCAGGTGCTTGGCTGTCGTGGATTGTCCCGCACGGATTTTCGGTGGGACGAAAGCCGCGGTTTGGACGGGTTGATCCTGCTCGAAACCAACACGCAGCCCGGTATGACCCCGACGTCGCTGGCCCCTGAGCAAGCTGACAAGATGGGGATTTCTTTCCCTGATCTGTGCCGCTGGTTGGTGGAGGATGCGTCATGCGATCGTTGA